From Methanobacterium petrolearium:
AGATAGATGACCGGATCATTGATGTGGCTGGAAGCCTGCGTGAAAACAAGATCAGCGGAGCACCAGTAGTGGATAAAGAAGGAAAATTAGCAGGAATCATCAGTGAAGGCGATATCATGCGACTCATAGAAGTTCACTCCCCCCACATGAACTTGATCTTACCTGCACCCCTCGATCTAATCGAACTACCAGTCCGCATGAAATATGAGATGGATGAAATAGCCGAAGACATGAACAAAGCCGCTTCTCTCCTCATCGGGGAAATAATGACCAAAAAAGTAATTACCATTGGACCAGAAGCTGACATCTCTGATGCAGCACACTTAATGGACACCCATGATGTTAAACGACTGCCTGTAGTTGACTCTCATGGCAAAATGGTGGGAATCATTACCAGAGGAGATATTATCGGAGCCCTGGTGAGGGGATGAGTGAAACCAAACATATTGCTATTTATGGCAAGGGAGGTATTGGTAAATCAACCATTGTCGCCAATCTGGCTGCAGCTTACTCTGAAAACATGAGTGTGCTGGTGATAGGCTGTGACCCCAAGGCAGACACCACTCGCACCCTGGTGGGAAGAAGGATACCCACTATCCTGGATATTTTGAAAGATAAACGGAATCCTACCCAGGAAGATGTGATATTTGCTGGTTATGGTGGTGTTAACTGTGTTGAAAGTGGTGGGCCAAAACCAGGAGTTGGTTGTGCAGGACGCGGAATTATCGTGGCCATGAAACTCCTGGAAAATCTGGAAGTGTTTTCACAGGAACCAGACATTATCATCTACGACGTATTAGGAGACGTAGTTTGCGGAGGATTTGCAGCACCTTTAAGGGAAAACTTCGCTGATGAAGTGTATATCGTGACTTCTGGCGAGTATATGGCATTATATGCTGCCAATAACATCTCACAAGGTATAAAAAAGCTTAAAAGTAATCTGGGTGGCATAATCTGCAACTGCAGAGGTATCAACCGAGAAGTGGAAATCGTGGAAGAATTTGCTCACAGAATTGGAAGTAAAGTAATTGGAGTGATTCCACGGAGTGAATTAGTCCAGAAAAGCGAAATTGATGCGAAAACAGTTGTGGAGAAATTTCCTGAGTCTGAACAGGCGAAAAAGTATGTTGAACTTTCCAAAAAAATCTCCCAGAACCAGGAATTCACACATCCAGAACCAATGGATGTAGATGAATTTGAACAGTTCTTCCGAGGGTTTCAATAACCCCTAACTTTTTTATTTTTATTTACTACTGATTATTGGAATACTTTAACCGTGTTAACCATCTATTTTTTGTATATATCAACCAACTTCGAAAATATCAACCCAACAATTCATCCAGTTCTTTTAACTTTAAAGCACTATTTCTGAAGGCATTTTTACATGCATCTTCGGTTTCATCAATGTTAGAGAAATAGATCAAATGGGAATGGCATTTGCAGTCTGAACAGCCAAAATCCTGAATTCCTTTTCCTTCTTCTGCAATATATGTGGCCAGTTCACATTCATGTTTAACTCCATCATCAGAAAAGAAAACCTGAACTATGTGGGAGCTGGGATTATCCAAAAGGTAATCCACATGCCAGTGCATTTTTTTATCATTCCTTAAATGTCTCCTGATCCTCCCCTCCAGGGAATTCATAGCTGACCCCACATACACATAGTACCCCTTATTAAAACTAATTTTTCCCTTCTTACCAATTTGGATAATTTGATTAGTTTTTAAATGGATTAAAAGACAGTAAGTGCCTTTACGAATAATTTTTTCTGTCATGATAAAATAATCCTAATCAGATTCTATTTCAATCAGATTCTATAGTGCAAATAAACGTGTTTTAATCAAGGACTTAGATGAATCAAATTCTATTTCAATCAGATTCTATACCAATCCCTCACTTTCTTCCAATCAGAGGATTTTATTAAAGTCATTAAAGGTCTATTTCATTGGAGTGTGATTTCTGCACCAGACTCTAGAGGTGTGAATTTATCTTTAAATTCCCTGGCAAACCTACATAAAGCTTCAAAACCTGTACAATGCCCCATGGCTATTATTTCAGGGTTTATTTTTTTAAATTCTTCCACTGTTTTCTCTATTCTCTGAGGAGTGGACTGTGCCAAGTGTGATCCCCCAATAACTGCATATATTTCATCCTGGAAGTATTCTCTGGCAGAATAGATGATGTTAACCATCCCTTGATGGGCGCATCCGGACAAAACCACCAAACCATTATTTGTTTTCATGACCAAATTCAGTTCATCCTTGAATTTATCTTTTGAAAATTTATTATCTTCCTGTATAACCATGTAATCAGGTATGGTTTCAAAGTCACAGTACTTCTCTGTGTGATTAAAAATCCACATTTCCGGTTTTATCTGGGTGGTTTCAGTCACATAATTCAGTTTAAGTGTTTCCGGAGGAATATTTCTTGGAAAACCTATATAACGCGGTTCAACACTGTCCAAAGCGTATTTGGGAGTTAATGTCTCAGGGTGTATGAAAAACTGTGCCCCCATATCCCTAAGGATTGAGACACCTCCAGTGTGATCGTTGTGACCATGGCTGATTATCACACTATCCACAGATTCTATCCCCAAAAGATCCATGTTATGCTTTAAAACCGTGGCTGTCTTCCCAGTATCCATCATGATATTCTGGTTTTCCCACTCTACCAGTAATGAAAATCCATGTTCAGCATATAAATCTGATTTAAATCCTGCCCGATTATCTACTATACAACTGATCTTCATGGTTAACAACACCTGAAATAAATCCATTAATTTTTTTTACTATTTCTTAACTACTTAACTACTCGTTATACTAATATTAAATTCTAACAGTCATTATTATTGAGTGATATGACAATCTCCTATTCAATTTAGTAAAATT
This genomic window contains:
- a CDS encoding CBS domain-containing protein, whose protein sequence is MKIQDAMEKEVIKFQIDDRIIDVAGSLRENKISGAPVVDKEGKLAGIISEGDIMRLIEVHSPHMNLILPAPLDLIELPVRMKYEMDEIAEDMNKAASLLIGEIMTKKVITIGPEADISDAAHLMDTHDVKRLPVVDSHGKMVGIITRGDIIGALVRG
- the cfbC gene encoding Ni-sirohydrochlorin a,c-diamide reductive cyclase ATP-dependent reductase subunit; translated protein: MSETKHIAIYGKGGIGKSTIVANLAAAYSENMSVLVIGCDPKADTTRTLVGRRIPTILDILKDKRNPTQEDVIFAGYGGVNCVESGGPKPGVGCAGRGIIVAMKLLENLEVFSQEPDIIIYDVLGDVVCGGFAAPLRENFADEVYIVTSGEYMALYAANNISQGIKKLKSNLGGIICNCRGINREVEIVEEFAHRIGSKVIGVIPRSELVQKSEIDAKTVVEKFPESEQAKKYVELSKKISQNQEFTHPEPMDVDEFEQFFRGFQ
- a CDS encoding GIY-YIG nuclease family protein codes for the protein MTEKIIRKGTYCLLIHLKTNQIIQIGKKGKISFNKGYYVYVGSAMNSLEGRIRRHLRNDKKMHWHVDYLLDNPSSHIVQVFFSDDGVKHECELATYIAEEGKGIQDFGCSDCKCHSHLIYFSNIDETEDACKNAFRNSALKLKELDELLG
- a CDS encoding MBL fold metallo-hydrolase, with the translated sequence MKISCIVDNRAGFKSDLYAEHGFSLLVEWENQNIMMDTGKTATVLKHNMDLLGIESVDSVIISHGHNDHTGGVSILRDMGAQFFIHPETLTPKYALDSVEPRYIGFPRNIPPETLKLNYVTETTQIKPEMWIFNHTEKYCDFETIPDYMVIQEDNKFSKDKFKDELNLVMKTNNGLVVLSGCAHQGMVNIIYSAREYFQDEIYAVIGGSHLAQSTPQRIEKTVEEFKKINPEIIAMGHCTGFEALCRFAREFKDKFTPLESGAEITLQ